One window of the Triticum dicoccoides isolate Atlit2015 ecotype Zavitan chromosome 3B, WEW_v2.0, whole genome shotgun sequence genome contains the following:
- the LOC119280961 gene encoding 17.5 kDa class II heat shock protein-like, translating to MAGMVFGLENPMMTALQHLLDIPDGESGLAAGEKQGPTRAYVRDARAMAATPADVKELPGAYAFVVDMPGLGSSDIQVQVEDERVLVISGERRREEKEDAKYLRMERRMGKLMRKFVLPENADMEKISAVCRDGVLTVTVEKLPPPEPKKPKTIQVQVA from the coding sequence ATGGCGGGCATGGTGTTCGGCTTGGAGAACCCGATGATGACGGCGCTGCAGCACCTGCTGGACATCCCAGACGGCGAGTCCGGCCTCGCCGCCGGCGAGAAGCAGGGCCCGACGCGTGCCTACGTCCGGGACGCGCGCGCCATGGCGGCCACCCCCGCCGACGTGAAGGAGCTGCCGGGCGCGTACGCGTTCGTGGTGGACATGCCGGGGCTGGGTTCCAGCGACATCCAGGTGCAGGTGGAGGACGAGCGGGTGCTGGTGATCAGCGGCGagcggaggagggaggagaaggaggACGCCAAGTACCTGCGGATGGAGCGCCGCATGGGCAAGCTGATGCGCAAGTTCGTGCTGCCCGAGAACGCCGACATGGAGAAGATCTCCGCCGTGTGCCGCGATGGCGTGCTGACCGTCACCGTCGAGAAGCTGCCGCCGCCCGAgcccaagaagcccaagaccaTCCAGGTCCAGGTCGCCTGA